In the genome of Neodiprion fabricii isolate iyNeoFabr1 chromosome 4, iyNeoFabr1.1, whole genome shotgun sequence, the window ATTAGCAGAGAAATGAGTGGGGAGGAAAGATTTGTCACCGAAGTGCCTAGCAGTTTGAAACAACTAGCACGGCTTGTTGTTCGCGGTTTTTATACCATAGAGGATGCCTTAATCGTTGACATGCTGGTCAGAAATCCCTGTAAGTTTAAATCTATTTAATTTGGCATCGCTCATCCCAGCCAACTAAAAAGTTTCAACTGTAGTTTTGTTTGTATCCTTCTATCAGGTATGAAGGAGGACGACATATGCGAGCTGCTAAAATTCGAGCGAAAAATGTTGAGAGCTAGAATATCTACGCTAAGGAATGACAAATTCATTCAAGTTAGACTTAAGATGGAAACTGGATCTGATGGAAAGGCGCAGAAAGTGAACTACTATTTCATCAATTACAAGGTAAAAATTGTCTCAGATTTTCCCTCCAAAATGCCTgctaaattttgaattttaatcttAATCCTTTAGACTTTTGTCAACGTTGTCAAGTACAAGTTGGATCACATGCGTAAGAAAATGGAAACGGAAGAACGAGACGCGACCAGCAGAGCCAGCTTCAAGTGCACAAATTGTCTTAAGACTTTCACGGACCTTGAGGTGAATCTAGCGATAGACAAACGTCTTGATGGACACAatcacaatttcaattttttttatggcaaacaatatttattcacaGGCAGATCAACTCTTTGATATGACAACAGACGAGTTCCGATGTACTTATTGTCGGAACATCGTTGAGGAAGATCAATCTGCTCTTCCGAAAAAAGACTCCAGGCTACTTCTGGCAAAATTTAACGAACAATTAGAGCCACTCTACATTCTGCTGCGAGAAGTCGAGGGTATAAAATTGGCACCTGAAATTCTCGAGCCTGAACCTGTTGACATCAATACCATACGAGGGTtagcaataaaaatataattttcactcTTGTTGGACAGCTGCAAATGACAAGTAAACTTTATATTCGATTGACATTACAGCATCGATACGAGGAAGCAAACTGGGCTTCGTGCTCCGGGTGAACAATGGTCAGGAGAGGCGACG includes:
- the LOC124181250 gene encoding general transcription factor IIE subunit 1, translating into MILRTKNAVNGREMSGEERFVTEVPSSLKQLARLVVRGFYTIEDALIVDMLVRNPCMKEDDICELLKFERKMLRARISTLRNDKFIQVRLKMETGSDGKAQKVNYYFINYKTFVNVVKYKLDHMRKKMETEERDATSRASFKCTNCLKTFTDLEADQLFDMTTDEFRCTYCRNIVEEDQSALPKKDSRLLLAKFNEQLEPLYILLREVEGIKLAPEILEPEPVDINTIRGIDTRKQTGLRAPGEQWSGEATRSSGFAVEDTRVDVTIGDESANDNTANRRKERPIWMMESTVVNTDGSQTDVVGGQDSILDKAATNATNATNATNKQGEDIMSVLLAHEKKGGTNAANAIKTVIPQESSDSSDNEDVTEIQAIDMGDVETMDSEDDDLVPTVSVGGKTVSITDINDTLIADMTPAEKEAYIQTYQEYYSHMYD